Proteins encoded together in one Gemmatimonadetes bacterium T265 window:
- a CDS encoding alcohol dehydrogenase, protein MRALTISAHGGLDQLEYRDDVAEPEITGPHDVRVRIEAAALNHLDLFALGGLPGVTITPPWVVGSDGAGVVESVGAAVTRVRPGDAVVINPGTSCGHCEYCLAGEEPLCPRYQISGEHRPGFCAEYAVVPEACVHAVPATIPAAERAAFSLATLTAWRMVVTRAQVRPADQVLIWGIGGGVALAALQICRRIGAATWVTSGSDEKLDRARALGADHVLNHRTEDVPRALRAATGKRGVDVVVDSVGEATWARSLGALGRRGRLVTCGGTSGPMVETDVRRLFWNQWTIMGSTMGTNAEYDAVVGELRAGRLVPPVDSVWPLAEGRRAYERLESGRQFGKVVVRV, encoded by the coding sequence TTGCGCGCGCTCACCATCTCCGCCCACGGCGGCCTCGACCAACTCGAGTACCGCGACGACGTCGCCGAACCCGAGATCACCGGTCCGCACGACGTGCGCGTCCGGATCGAGGCCGCGGCGCTCAACCACCTCGACCTCTTCGCGCTCGGCGGGCTGCCGGGCGTGACGATCACGCCGCCGTGGGTCGTCGGGTCGGACGGGGCGGGCGTGGTGGAGTCGGTCGGGGCCGCGGTGACGCGCGTGCGCCCGGGCGACGCCGTCGTGATCAACCCGGGGACGAGCTGCGGTCATTGCGAGTACTGCCTCGCGGGCGAGGAGCCGCTCTGCCCGCGCTACCAGATCTCCGGCGAGCACCGGCCGGGTTTCTGCGCGGAGTACGCGGTCGTGCCCGAGGCGTGCGTGCACGCGGTGCCCGCGACGATCCCGGCCGCGGAGCGCGCGGCGTTCTCGCTCGCGACGCTCACGGCGTGGCGGATGGTGGTGACGCGCGCCCAGGTGCGCCCCGCGGACCAGGTGCTCATCTGGGGGATCGGGGGCGGGGTCGCGCTCGCCGCGCTGCAGATCTGCCGTCGCATCGGGGCGGCGACGTGGGTGACGAGCGGCAGCGACGAGAAGCTCGATCGCGCGCGGGCGTTGGGCGCGGACCACGTGCTCAACCACCGCACCGAGGACGTCCCGCGCGCGCTGCGCGCCGCGACGGGCAAGCGCGGCGTGGACGTCGTGGTCGACTCGGTCGGCGAGGCGACGTGGGCCCGCTCGCTCGGTGCGTTAGGCCGGCGCGGGCGGCTCGTCACGTGCGGCGGCACGTCGGGGCCGATGGTCGAGACCGACGTGCGCCGGCTGTTCTGGAACCAGTGGACGATCATGGGCTCGACGATGGGGACGAACGCCGAGTACGACGCGGTCGTCGGCGAGCTGCGCGCGGGGCGGCTCGTGCCGCCGGTCGACTCGGTGTGGCCGCTCGCGGAGGGGCGGCGCGCGTACGAGCGGCTCGAGAGCGGGCGGCAGTTCGGGAAGGTCGTTGTCCGCGTCTGA